One genomic region from Zalophus californianus isolate mZalCal1 chromosome 2, mZalCal1.pri.v2, whole genome shotgun sequence encodes:
- the LOC118356767 gene encoding transcription initiation factor TFIID subunit 9-like — translation MESGKMASPKSMPKDAQMMAQILKDMEITEYEPRVINQMLEFAFRYVTTILDDAKIYSSHAKKATVDADDVRLAIQCRADQSFTSPPPRDFLLDIARQRNQTPLPLIKPYSGPRLPPDRYCLTAPNYRLKSLQKKASTSAGRITVPRLSVGSVTSRPSTPTLGTPTPQTMSVSTKVGTPMSLTGQRFTVQMPTSQSPTVKASIPATSAVQNVLINPSLIGSKNILITTNMVSSQNTANESSNALKRKREDDDDDDDDDDDDYDNL, via the coding sequence ATGGAGTCTGGCAAGATGGCTTCTCCCAAGAGCATGCCGAAAGATGCACAGATGATGGCACAAATCCTGAAGGATATGGAGATTACAGAATATGAGCCAAGAGTTATAAATCAGATGTTGGAGTTTGCCTTCCGATATGTGACCACAATTCTAGATGATGCAAAAATTTATTCAAGCCATGCTAAGAAAGCCACTGTTGATGCAGATGATGTGCGATTGGCCATCCAGTGTCGTGCTGATCAGTCTTTTACCTCTCCTCCCCCAAGAGATTTTTTATTAGATATTGCAAGGCAAAGAAATCAAACTCCTTTGCCATTAATCAAGCCATATTCAGGCCCCAGGTTGCCACCTGATAGATACTGCTTGACTGCTCCAAACTATAGActtaaatctttacaaaaaaaggcATCTACTTCTGCGGGAAGAATAACAGTTCCACGGTTAAGTGTTGGTTCAGTTACTAGCAGACCAAGTACTCCCACACTTGGCACACCAACCCCACAAACCATGTCTGTGTCAACTAAAGTAGGGACTCCAATGTCCCTCACAGGGCAAAGGTTTACAGTACAGATGCCCACTTCACAGTCCCCAACTGTAAAAGCATCAATTCCTGCAACATCCGCAGTTCAGAATGTTCTGATTAATCCATCATTAATTGGGTCTAAAAACATTCTTATTACCACTAACATGGTGTCATCACAAAATACTGCCAATGAATCATCAAATGCATTGAAAAGAAAACGAGAAGATGATGacgatgacgatgatgatgacgatgatgactATGATAATTTGTAA